In the Panthera uncia isolate 11264 chromosome B1, Puncia_PCG_1.0, whole genome shotgun sequence genome, ccacccaggcgcccctaggctttCTGAACTCATTGGCTGGAACACACTGGCATGGAGACACAAGCTGTCTTTAGAGGGACTGTGATCAGTACGAGTTGCGATCAAATAATTTGTATCTCATGGACctacaaagtttttattttttttttttaccatagaaATCAACTTTAGTTTGTAAACTGTCTTAGAGTAATTCCAATAATATATATGGCATTGGCTTATCCCATTTCCTGTGGAAattgagttttcctttttaagatttttaaataatctctgcagccaatgcggggcttgaatttataaccccaagatcaagagtcatgtgctgtACCAgttaagccagccaggcaccctgacatttttctcttaaatattttgagtACAGTATAAGTTACATCTTGAAACTGAATGAGAAGTTGGGGAATTTAACTTCTTTTGGCCCAGGATGTTTTTAATGAcctttttattttaggggcacctgggtggccctcatggttcatgagattgagccccgaattgggctctgtgctgacaaggcagagtctgcttcacattctctctctttctctctgccctgccactgctcgtgtgtgcatgcacacacatgctctctctcaaaataaataaataaacattaaaaaaacccatttttttaaaaattttattttagaataattttagacttacagaaaagttgccaAGTTAGTATAGAGAGTTCCCATATTCCCTTCAGtcaattttttctaatgttgacATCTTATGTAACCTTGGTATATTTGTCAAAACCAAGAaattggttggttggttatttatttatttatttatttatttatttatttttgagagacagaaatgagtaggagaggggcagagagagagagggagacacagaatctgaagcagggtccaggcttggagctgtcagcacagatctctatgtggggcttgaactcacaaactgggagatcatgacctgagccgaagtcggacacttaaccgactgagccacccaggtaccccgttttaaaaaaatttttaacgtttatttacatttgaaagagagagacagagacagtacgcgagcagggcaagggcagagagatggagacaaaatctgaagcaggctccaggctctgagctgtcagcacagagcccgacgtgagccttgaactcatgagctgtgagatcatgacctgggccgaagtcggatgctcaattgactgagccacccaggcgccctataaagttggtacaatattattgaccacagactttattttcatttcaccaaTTTTTCCACATATACTCTGTTTCTATTCCAGGACCCAGTTTAGGACATCATCTTGCATTTAGTGGcccagaattttaattttgattatttctagCTGCCTCATCTATGGGATGGGaaggttaatttttatttttctgaaggaaGGCCTACAAAAAGCTGAATAATACTTATGTTTAAAGTATGATAGTAATTTTATATTAATGCCAAAATTCAGTGAAATTGTTAAGTAGTAGTTTGCTGCaatctaattctttctttttctaattctcttcatTCTTCTGTTAATGCTTGGTAATTACTCCACTGTTGAAAGTAGCCCAGCAATGTAAACATTCCCCCCAAGTTCTTGTTGAGAGGTTAGTCCCTTCTTTAGAGGCCAGTGAAGGAAGGTGAGGACTTGCCCCTGCAGGTGCATCCCTGGTTGGTGGTCAGTACAGCTTAGAGAAGAGAGTCGCCAGCCCCTTGCCAAAGCTGTTTGGTTTCTTTGGATAAAGAAATCCCATAAATGAATTCTTGACCGTGCTTATAATATTGctgttgctttctgtttttagaagaataaaaaacagCATCCCTTATTAACTGGCTTAAATTGCAGCTACTGTCAACATTCTcccttcttttaaaagaataataggtcagttatatctcagtTTAAAAAAGGTTATTAGGAAAGTCAGGTCTGTCAAGCAGTCATTACAGTTCAATGCCTCTCCACAAACTGCGAGTTGGActggtttttttatgtttgcacGTTTTGTAGGTGCCCACACTGGTATCGTGGTTGGAATGCTGGGATCGGCAGACCATAGACTCGTAGGACTGTAGACCTGGACAGGCTACAGCACAGCACATGTTTTTGCTGAGCCGATATTTGCTcgctgaggaagctgaggccccaAGAGTTGAGTTGGGAAAATCCCTCTAATTGTCCTAGTCAGCTTCCCCTCTTGCACCTTTCAACTCCTGGTGGCGCTGGTCACTTACCAGTGATCTACCCGAGATGCAGAAAGCCACCTGTTATCCTTGCCTTCCTCGCTCTAATCTCTGTCGATACGTTTTCTGTAAGCTCTTCTCTGGGAGCGCGCTCTGCACTACATCCTCCCCCCTCCAGGTAACCCTGCCTCTTGTCTGAGCATCTGGGGGTCCCCGCTGTCCTTGGATGACACCTGAACTCGCTCTTCCACGCCTTGCCTGACCGACTGTCTGGCCGAGTGGAGAGGCTCTCATCCTGGCTCCTGCTTCCTTCCACTTTGTTGTCCTGCTGCTGTCGCCACCTGTGTCTGACCCGGTAGCCGTCACACCGTTCTGCTTGCAAGATGTGGCTGTGTCCTTCTCGTCTGTGTGCCTTTGTTGGTGCTGGTGCTGCagtgtttctttcccttctttgccCAGTTAACTGCTGTTTCTTTCTAAGAGGTCATGGGCTGTCCCTGTGGGAAGCGTGCCTCCTTCATCCTCGGCCAGGCTGTTGCCGCCCTTCTGGGTTCCCTTGGTGTCTGTCCTTAGCTCAGCCACCACACGCAGACTGGATTGGAACCCCTAGTTCGCTGGGACGTTTTCTTCCAAACCCTGCTCTGTGCCCATAGCGCACACTCAGAAAGCGTGGCTCTGCGGACAGTCTGGTTGGTGTCAGCTCCTGCAGttcctgcctctttccctttttttctgaaatgtgctGTATTCTTTGTCTAATGTGGAAGAAAGCGTTGCACTCTTTTTCCAAAGTTAATCTTATATTCCAGGGGTTCTTACCTGATAGATTTTAGTGAGTCTGGTTAACCCATGGAAACTCACTGCAGAATTTATGTGAGTACATTGTCTTGAAGTCTGTTCAAaacctctctgttctttctctcctggGTCTGGAGTCTTTCATCCTTTATTGGGTTATTTTCCTTagcattcagatttttttttttttaatttttataaaaaattttttttttttttacatttatttatttttgagagacagagagagacagtgtgagcaggagaggggcagagagagagagggagacacagaatctgaagcgggctccaggctctgagctgtcagcaccgagcccgacgcggggctcgaactcacggactgtgagatcatgagctgagctgaagtctgacgcttaaccaactgagccacccaggcgcccctagattttgaATTGcccatcttcccttcccccttaGTCCTTCTCTTGACCTTGCTTAACCACTTAAGATACCTTTCAGTCTGACCCTGTTCTGCCTGTTGCCACCAAATAACTTGAAATACTGGTGAATGATATTGGTTAATATTGGTTGCTTCTACCTTCTTTATCCTCAGTTCCTGTTTTATTCCCTTATCCGCCTATCACCTTAATCAGCCTTCCCAGAGGTCATTAAGTGATAATATTGTCACCAAATCCTGTTGTTCAATCCTGATGTCCTCTGAGCTTGTTGCATTTGATCTTGCTTATATATACCTTTCTGGAGTCTCTTTTGCCTTCTTTAAATGGCACCGTCCTGGCTCTCCTCCTCACTCTTGGCTTTGGTTGTCCTCACCTGTTCCTGCACTTAAGACACTCAGTTTGATGTAGGTGATTCTACGTCCCATTCTTCCTCTCAGGTTCATTCTTACACTTGATGATTTTAATGTGTGGTAGAGATTTCTGATAACAGCAACTGGTTGATCAGCCCGTCTGTAACTCTGGGGCTGTATGTACTTGCTTCCTGAGTGATGGTTGAGGCCTTTCCCCTCATCTCTGGCAAGTGAACTCAGCCtgtccatgtttatttattttattttattttttttttgaaaagttaaaaattccttaattttttatttctggtaCCACTACCACAATTTACAGGGCAATATACCTgatgtaatgaaaagaaaaagaaaaagacaaagctaCAACAGATAAAAGACCTCAGGAATGTACATCTAATTGACACTACATTGCATTAATCAACAGCTGCACTTTTTGCAAACTGTGGCTATGACAGTCCTGAACAAGAAGGGTTTCCTGTTTAAGCTGCAGTAACTTTTCTGACTATGGATCATCGTTCCTTCTGTGGCAGATTTTTACAGTTCCTCTAATGCATTTGGGACGACTGTCTCAAAGTAACCTGCAGCTTTCCTGACAActcctcgctctctctcctgCTAAGAACTGTAgcccttttcttctgaaaatttttagAACCTTCTGCTACCATATCCACCACTTCCACCACCAGATCCATAACCACCACCATAGGGACTGCCCGAGCTTCTTCCACCAAAACTGCCCCCCTTCACGGGTCCATAATTTGATTGCTGTTGTCCACTATAATTTCCAAAATCATTATAgttcccaccaccaccaaaatttCCTCCTTCATTGTGACCATCATATCCTCCACCACCGCCACCGTATCCACCTCCTTGGTTTCCATATCCTGGTCCACCTCCACCATAGCCTCCTCTACCTCTAGAACCAGGCCCACCACCATAGTTGCCACCATCACCTCCAGATCCATTATATCCACCATCACCTCCTCCACAGCTACCTCTGCCgccaccacctccaccaccatAGCCTCCTCTTCCACCAAAGTTTCCACTGCGGCCAAAGTTACCACCACCTCCAGAGTTTCCTCCACGACCCATAAAGTTGCCAGATCCACCTCCGTGACCTCTTTGCGATCCAGCAGACTGCATTTCTTGGTTAGAAAGGGCCTTTTTCACTTCACAATTATGCCCATTAATAGTGTGGTATTTCTGAACAACAGTTTTATCAACTGTATCATGATCATCAAAAGTTACAAAAGCAAatcctctcttttttccactcTGCCTGTCCTCCATAACTTCTATGGTTTCAATCTTGCCATACTTTTCAAAGTGATCTCTCAAATtatattcttctgtatcttctttaataCCACCGACAAAAATTGTCTTCACAGTTAGATGGGCACCAGGCTTTACAGAATCCTCTGTAGAAACAGCTCTCTTTGGTTCCACTACACGCCCATCAGCCTTGTGTGGTCGAGCACACGTTGCTGCATCCACCTCCTCCACACAAGAGTAAGTCACAAAACCAAAACCCCTGGAACGTTTTGTTTGGGGGTCTCTCATCACCACACAATCTGTAAGTGTGccccatttttcaaaatgttctcttAAACTATCATCTGTAGTTTCAAAGCTCAAACCACCAATAAACAGTTTTCTCAACTGCTCTGGTTCCTTTGGATCA is a window encoding:
- the LOC125922565 gene encoding heterogeneous nuclear ribonucleoprotein A3-like, translating into MEGHDPKEPEQLRKLFIGGLSFETTDDSLREHFEKWGTLTDCVVMRDPQTKRSRGFGFVTYSCVEEVDAATCARPHKADGRVVEPKRAVSTEDSVKPGAHLTVKTIFVGGIKEDTEEYNLRDHFEKYGKIETIEVMEDRQSGKKRGFAFVTFDDHDTVDKTVVQKYHTINGHNCEVKKALSNQEMQSAGSQRGHGGGSGNFMGRGGNSGGGGNFGRSGNFGGRGGYGGGGGGGRGSCGGGDGGYNGSGGDGGNYGGGPGSRGRGGYGGGGPGYGNQGGGYGGGGGGYDGHNEGGNFGGGGNYNDFGNYSGQQQSNYGPVKGGSFGGRSSGSPYGGGYGSGGGSGGYGSRRF